Within [Limnothrix rosea] IAM M-220, the genomic segment ATATCTAATAAATCCTGTCGTAAATCTGACTGCCATTTTTGCAGTTGCTCGCGGGCTTTTTCTTCTAAAAGTCTTTCTTCCCGTAGAACAAGTTGACTATCAACAATTTCTGCCGCTTTTTCTGGTATTTCAGCTATTTCTCGCCGAATATCGTTGGCTTTTTCTTGCAGTTGACTAATAATTTCGGCATTTTGATAACCTTCTGCACGATAGGTACTAATCATTTCTTCGACTTTTTTAAGCAGAGGCTCTAATTTATTTTTGCGCTGCCGGACAATTTCTTGATATTGTGCGTCGCGCTGCTGCTGTAATTTACGTTCCTCTAGGTCTGTTTTGGCAGCGGATAATAGATTCTCGACTGATGCTTCTAAATTTTCGAGTTCAATATCCATGACTTTTGTAATTATTAAAAAAATATTTTTGATCTTAACTACTTACGTAGCAGTTTGGGGCGATCGCCGCTCCAGTACTTTTTGGGAAAATGACTGGAGAAATTTACTCCGTTGATTTTGCTCAAACATCGTTTTCAAGATGCGCCCTAGCTTTTCGAGATTGATCGTCTCAGATTGTGACTGGAGAGGTTGTTCTTGGAAATACTGAATGAGGCTTAAACCAGCAATGTGAGTGAGATAGGCGGCACTAATGCCCTGTACTGCTCCCCCTGCAACATAGGTGACGATATTGGTTTTTAAAACCCCGGCGATCGCCTGAGTGGAGAGTTCGACCAGACCGAGCTGAATCATTTGTTTCCCAAGGGCGGTGGCGATCGTTTGGGCTTGGGAAAGAGAAATTCTCTGTTGATAAACTGTACCTAAATCCACGATCATTTGCCCTGTGACAGCGGCGGTGGCAAGGAGATCTAAGGCGGCGACAGGATTCGCAAAGGTTGCTCCTGCGGCTAACCATTGATATTTTTCGAGAATAGGCATTGCCTTTTGACGACGAAGCTGTGTCAATTGTTCTTTCGCTTGATGTTGAACCAGTCTCGCAGTACGCCAAATCGTTGACCAAACTAACTGCTGTTTAATTTCTGGATTGTCCAAAAGCTGTTGCAGAGAAGTTTGAATCGTTTCTAAATCTGCTTCTGGTTGCTCCAAATATTCGGTTTCTGTGCCGTCTGCCTCAATTTTTTTAACCTTGATGGGCTGGGGCGCGGCGGTAATCCCGATGACATTCTGGGCGGCGATCGCCGGAAAAACATGACGACGAAGTTGAGAGAGGATTAATTCCCGCTGTTCCGATTGATATTGATCCTGTTTATTGAAAAGCAGAATAATTTTTTGGCGAGCCTGAACCCAATGCTTGAGCGTATCCCACTGGGAAGCCATTAAATCGCCCGTGACGAGAAACAGTACAAAATCCGCGGCAAAAACCTGAGATTGGGTCGCTTGGTCGTAACTTACTAAGTCAGTAAATAATGGTTGCGTCTCAATGAAAGAAACATTTAGATCAGATTTTTCTAAATATTGCTTAAGGGTTGTTTTGCCAGTACCGCGTCCGCCGGCGATCGCCCCCATAATTTCAGTGCGGTCAAATTGTTGGGGAAGTTCTGTAAGTTTGCTTGTCAGTTGCGAGAAATCTTGGTCGGGAGCCTCTGCCTGTAGCGCCTTTACCCAATCTTGAGCATTATTAATCGCTTGCTCCACATCTTTTTTTGTCAGTGGATTGGTCACATCATCCGTTATTGCGGCGGGTTGCTTTTGTTTCCAGAGCATCAACCCACCTGCGGCGATCGCCCCCCAAAACAGCCATTCCCCAAGGTC encodes:
- a CDS encoding DUF697 domain-containing protein → MQKPILVGGLGLSLGLAVLSRWQASVFDLGEWLFWGAIAAGGLMLWKQKQPAAITDDVTNPLTKKDVEQAINNAQDWVKALQAEAPDQDFSQLTSKLTELPQQFDRTEIMGAIAGGRGTGKTTLKQYLEKSDLNVSFIETQPLFTDLVSYDQATQSQVFAADFVLFLVTGDLMASQWDTLKHWVQARQKIILLFNKQDQYQSEQRELILSQLRRHVFPAIAAQNVIGITAAPQPIKVKKIEADGTETEYLEQPEADLETIQTSLQQLLDNPEIKQQLVWSTIWRTARLVQHQAKEQLTQLRRQKAMPILEKYQWLAAGATFANPVAALDLLATAAVTGQMIVDLGTVYQQRISLSQAQTIATALGKQMIQLGLVELSTQAIAGVLKTNIVTYVAGGAVQGISAAYLTHIAGLSLIQYFQEQPLQSQSETINLEKLGRILKTMFEQNQRSKFLQSFSQKVLERRSPQTAT